From a single Larimichthys crocea isolate SSNF chromosome XIII, L_crocea_2.0, whole genome shotgun sequence genomic region:
- the si:dkey-81h8.1 gene encoding uncharacterized protein si:dkey-81h8.1 isoform X1, with protein sequence MAQNDKDPMLPVGNLSPGQLQSHLKMEPKTLGAIQIVIGALILCLSASVLQIHEVHFTGDVALFLIVVVQVTLSGSVLVHSARKPTLFWVKCVLVLHLISAAFATAALGLMSKHLPYRQDSYHCEHCRRLELHAVQHCFRKCTGLIEQKCKLLIDGILGTLVIFLVLELLICITAMLFGLSVLAAGGTQAPSHRPAYPQTRPPPAPAVQAAPVATAAAEPSQVAVVVTEPDSEQVEEISTPPTEPQVEPIEIDTTEP encoded by the exons ATGGCTCAGAATGACAAAGACCCGATGCTCCCGGTGGGGAATCTCTCCCCGGGCCAGCTGCAGTCCCACCTTAAGATGGAGCCCAAGACCCTGGGG GCGATCCAGATCGTTATTGGGGCTTTGATTCTTTGTCTGAGTGCCTCTGTGCTCCAGATCCACGAGGTCCACTTTACGGGAGATGTGGCCCTCTTCCTGATCGTTGTCGTACAG GTGACTTTGTCTGGTTCGGTGTTGGTCCACAGTGCGAGGAAACCTACTCTGTTCTGG GTGAAATGTGTCCTGGTTCTGCATCTCATCAGTGCTGCGTTCGCCACTGCCGCTCTGGGTCTGATGTCCAAACACCTCCCCTACCGCCAGGACTCTTACCACTGCGAACACTGCCGCAGACTGGAGCTGCACGCCGTG CAACATTGTTTCAGGAAATGCACCGGGCTGATCGAGCAAAAGTGTAAA CTGTTGATTGACGGGATCCTGGGGACACTGGTGATTTTCCTGGTGCTGGAGCTGTTGATCTGTATCACTGCGATGCTGTTCGGACTCAGCGTCCTAGCTGCTGGTGGGACCCAG GCTCCCAGCCATAGACCTGCCTATCCACAGACTCGCCCTCCACCTGCTCCAGCCGTGCAGGCTGCTCCAGTTGCTACAGCCGCAGCTGAGCCATCTCAG GTGGCTGTTGTTGTGACTGAACCAGATtcagagcaggtggaggaaATCTCCACCCCGCCCACTGAACCACAGGTGGAGCCGATAGAAATTGATACCACAGAACCGTGA
- the si:dkey-81h8.1 gene encoding uncharacterized protein si:dkey-81h8.1 isoform X2, giving the protein MAQNDKDPMLPVGNLSPGQLQSHLKMEPKTLGAIQIVIGALILCLSASVLQIHEVHFTGDVALFLIVVVQVTLSGSVLVHSARKPTLFWVKCVLVLHLISAAFATAALGLMSKHLPYRQDSYHCEHCRRLELHAVLLIDGILGTLVIFLVLELLICITAMLFGLSVLAAGGTQAPSHRPAYPQTRPPPAPAVQAAPVATAAAEPSQVAVVVTEPDSEQVEEISTPPTEPQVEPIEIDTTEP; this is encoded by the exons ATGGCTCAGAATGACAAAGACCCGATGCTCCCGGTGGGGAATCTCTCCCCGGGCCAGCTGCAGTCCCACCTTAAGATGGAGCCCAAGACCCTGGGG GCGATCCAGATCGTTATTGGGGCTTTGATTCTTTGTCTGAGTGCCTCTGTGCTCCAGATCCACGAGGTCCACTTTACGGGAGATGTGGCCCTCTTCCTGATCGTTGTCGTACAG GTGACTTTGTCTGGTTCGGTGTTGGTCCACAGTGCGAGGAAACCTACTCTGTTCTGG GTGAAATGTGTCCTGGTTCTGCATCTCATCAGTGCTGCGTTCGCCACTGCCGCTCTGGGTCTGATGTCCAAACACCTCCCCTACCGCCAGGACTCTTACCACTGCGAACACTGCCGCAGACTGGAGCTGCACGCCGTG CTGTTGATTGACGGGATCCTGGGGACACTGGTGATTTTCCTGGTGCTGGAGCTGTTGATCTGTATCACTGCGATGCTGTTCGGACTCAGCGTCCTAGCTGCTGGTGGGACCCAG GCTCCCAGCCATAGACCTGCCTATCCACAGACTCGCCCTCCACCTGCTCCAGCCGTGCAGGCTGCTCCAGTTGCTACAGCCGCAGCTGAGCCATCTCAG GTGGCTGTTGTTGTGACTGAACCAGATtcagagcaggtggaggaaATCTCCACCCCGCCCACTGAACCACAGGTGGAGCCGATAGAAATTGATACCACAGAACCGTGA